Proteins encoded by one window of Rutidosis leptorrhynchoides isolate AG116_Rl617_1_P2 chromosome 7, CSIRO_AGI_Rlap_v1, whole genome shotgun sequence:
- the LOC139859330 gene encoding uncharacterized protein has translation MIQTWHSGHVRKAEVLEEWACAPITFPVFWRVCPTDMPVMITATVGRCKVSRIYVDTGSLVDVLYEHYFLQLPQDVQYRLKPTLHPVAGFTGETTWPIGWVDIDVTSDENEKRRTVALNFVVVRSQSKYNIIMGREAICEFGAIVSTVHGMMKFPTPLGVATVFSDRIRNTLSNETKSALCELLENNADVFAWQELDMTGVPRSIAEHRLNANPSLTPVQQKKRRMAPERSVFLKNEVEKLVQVDILREVKYQTWVADPVLVKNVTD, from the exons ATGATACAGACGTGGCATTCTGGCCACGTTCGAAAAGCAGAAGTGTTGGAAGAATGGGCATGCGCCCCTATCACGTTCCCTGTTTTCTGGCGGGTCTGCCCTACTGACATGCCCGTTATGATAACTGCAACGGTGGGACGCTGCAAGGTTTCCAGAATTTATGTTGACACGGGCAGCTTAGTTGATGTCTTGTACGAGCACTATTTCTTACAACTGCCCCAAGACGTACAGTATAGGTTGAAGCCGACCCTTCATCCCGTTGCTGGATTCACAGGAGAAACTACTTGGCCTATTGGTTGGGTAGATATTGACGTAACGTCGGATGAAAACGAAAAGCGTCGAACTGTGGCTCTGAATTTCGTGGTTGTCAGAAGCCAATCAAAATACAACATCATCATGGGACGGGAAGCGATTTGTGAATTTGGCGCGATAGTGTCCACCGTGCATGGAATGATGAAATTCCCGACCCCACTGGGTGTTGCAACCGTTTTCTCAGACCGG ATTAGGAACACATTGTCCAACGAAACGAAAAGCGCGTTATGTGAACTTTTGGAAAACAACGCAGACGTGTTTGCATGGCAGGAGTTGGACATGACAGGGGTGCCGCGTAGCATTGCAGAACACCGTTTAAACGCCAATCCCAGCCTGACTCCGGTTCAACAGAAGAAACGAAGAATGGCGCCGGAACGCAGCGTTTTCCTCAAAAACGAAGTGGAGAAACTGGTACAAGTTGACATACTGAGGGAGGTCAAGTACCAGACGTGGGTTGCTGATCCGGTACTGGTAAaaaatgtaacagactga
- the LOC139858227 gene encoding uncharacterized protein yields the protein MGWKAAQKLIHHWKILRGDNVMIIRGKDRGESGTVKRVIRSQNRVIVEGKNLVKKHIKQGQGHEGGIFTVEAPLHVSNVQIVDPVTGQPCKVGIRYQEDGTKVRVSRGIGASGSIIPRPEILKIRATPRPTIAGPKDTPIEQVLEKTYDSKTGKGMPDL from the exons ATGGGGTGGAAGGCAGCTCAGAAGCTCATTCATCACTGGAAAATTTTAAGAGGAGATAAT gtGATGATAATTAGGGGTAAAGATAGGGGTGAAAGTGGAACTGTTAAACGTGTCATTCGCTCTCAAAATCGTGTTATTGTTGAGGGAAAGAACTTG GTAAAGAAACATATAAAACAAGGACAAGGTCATGAAGGTGGGATTTTTACAGTTGAAGCTCCTCTGCATGTGTCGAATGTTCAAATTGTTGATCCTGTTACAgg gcAGCCTTGTAAGGTTGGAATAAGGTATCAGGAAGATGGTACAAAAGTAAGAGTTTCAAGAGGCATAGGAGCATCAGGGTCAATTATACCCCGTCCTGAGATTTTGAAGATAAGGGCTACCCCACGTCCAACAATAG CTGGTCCAAAGGATACTCCTATAGAGCAGGTGCTTGAAAAGACGTACGATTCTAAAACTGGAAAGGGCATGCCAGATCTTTAA
- the LOC139857855 gene encoding non-specific lipid transfer protein GPI-anchored 15-like yields the protein MAYKLVLAMVLIVSVCGGAMGQSGCTSALMSMSPCLNFITGNTSTPSPSCCSQLGNVVQAQPQCLCQLLSGNGINFGLSINRTLALTLPGACNVQTPPASQCNAANGPPATSTPSPAASPDGSSEPEILPQSPSESNTPSGSGSKTDGPTPNGSDSRAPLHFLAFVLFVVSWASTTASF from the exons ATGGCTTACAAATTGGTTCTAGCCATGGTCCTAATTGTCTCGGTTTGTGGTGGAGCCATGGGTCAATCAGGGTGCACCAGTGCCCTCATGAGCATGTCTCCTTGCCTAAACTTCATTACAGGAAATACATCAACTCCTTCACCTTCGTGTTGTTCGCAACTCGGCAATGTTGTTCAGGCTCAACCACAATGCCTATGCCAACTTTTGAGCGGGAACGGTATTAATTTCGGTTTGAGTATTAACCGAACCCTGGCTCTAACACTTCCTGGTGCTTGTAATGTTCAGACTCCACCTGCCAGCCAATGCAATG CCGCAAACGGGCCACCTGCTACTTCTACGCCAAGCCCCGCTGCTTCTCCCGATGGATCATCAGAACCCGAAATACTGCCACAAAGCCCGAGTGAATCAAATACTCCATCAG GATCCGGGTCAAAAACAGATGGTCCGACACCAAATGGAAGCGATTCACGAGCACCGCTACATTTTCTAGCATTTGTTTTATTTGTAGTGTCATGGGCTTCTACTACCGCTAGTTTCTAG